One Brevibacillus choshinensis genomic window carries:
- a CDS encoding gamma-type small acid-soluble spore protein has translation MPKQNKQAGMNRAQNAATEFASETNVSEVRRQNQQSAANTGAGAAGQTATEFGSETNASEVRRQNQQSAARSAGQAGQATE, from the coding sequence ATGCCTAAACAAAACAAACAAGCTGGAATGAACCGTGCACAAAATGCTGCTACTGAATTCGCTAGCGAGACCAACGTGTCTGAGGTTCGCCGTCAGAACCAACAATCCGCTGCGAACACTGGTGCTGGTGCAGCTGGTCAAACCGCTACTGAATTTGGTAGCGAGACCAACGCGTCTGAGGTTCGCCGTCAGAACCAACAATCCGCAGCGCGATCTGCTGGCCAAGCTGGCCAAGCTACTGAGTAG